Within Macrobrachium nipponense isolate FS-2020 chromosome 20, ASM1510439v2, whole genome shotgun sequence, the genomic segment TACTCTGCTGACTGTCACCTTTAACATGAaattactgtgctgtctgcccCCATTATACAGGTATCACTGgagtgactgtccattttatcctggtattactatggtgactctcgctttcatccaggtattactgtggtgatcgatccttttatctaggtattactgtagtgaccgTCCCTTTTTACCTATTACTGTGGCAACTGActtttttatccagttattactgtgcgGTCAGTCATCTCTATCCAGGTATGACCGTGCTgattgttccttttatccaggcattactgtggtgactgctccttttatccaggtattaatgtgggGTCTGACCCTcgagatattactgtggtgactgtcctttttatccaggtattactgtggctgTCTCTCCGCTTtaatcaggtattactgtgctgtttgttccttttatccaggtattattgtggtgactgtccattctaatccagatattactgtgctgactattACCTTTAACCAAGTATTGCTGTGCTGTCTGGCCCCTTTATCCAGGTAGTTTGTggtgactgtcctctttatttaggtattactatggtggctgtcccttttaagtaggtattaatgtggtgactgacCATTTTATCCAGTtgttactgtgctgtctgtcctctTTATCtaagtattactgtagtgactgttccttttatccaggtattactgtgttatctgcacctttaaccaggtattactgtgatgtctgtcccttttattcaggtattactgtggtgacagtccCTTTTATCCATAGATACTGTGGTGACTCTCCCATTTATCcgatattactgtgctgtttgtcccttttatccaggtatgactGTGGTTACAGGAAAACATTTTCAGTTATATATTTCTATGGTACAGAGTACATAAAATGAAGTATGATAAACCCGTAGCGTTTATCAACCacttaagttacaaagggaatggGGAAGGTGAAGAGCGTGTGTTACGGGCTTGAAATTACCCTATgcctaagttgggtcaaatgatggccacctGCTCAATTTTGACTAGATCGGGCAAGCGGTTCAGATTTACGTAGCAAACAAATTTACAAACATACaaatttacaaacaaatatatatataatatatatatatatatatatatatatatatatatatatatatatgtgtgtgtgtgtgtgtgtgtgtgtatgcatgtattacgCAAATGTATACAGGCATGAATACAAGCACATGCGTATAGTTTCCTAAAGACTGCTCTATGAGTAATTATATACAACTTTCATTGACTTTCattgaaaatatttacacttgtttttattatcataGCTTGAAGTAATTTTGTCGTCcatctgtcatttttttattttgttgattttcgtTATTTATGACGAATatactcttttcattatttttactacaTTAATAGTATCACATGCTACTTTGCTCATTTTGATATTAATTAGCATGGTTATAGATGAAAGATTTTATTAATGGTTAATAAGGCATACTAGAAGGATGATTCTGTGTACTAGTCATAGACTTAGCATTTTTCAGTAATGAACGATACTTACGAAAATCAGATGAAAGATATAGagttaaatattatttttgcaGCACGTTTAATTCACTATAATAGTAAATGAAGACTTTTTCAATCTGTGATCTTTAGTTATTGGTTTCACCGCCTTGAGATTTTGTAAGCCATATTGCATTAAGGAACCAAATTCTGAGTATCATCTGTTAAATGTTGCCTTCAACTCAGTGAGCTATTACTTCACATAGAGTACAAGAAAGGAACAGAAACGTAATGTAAGTAATGCATATTGTAGTTGGCTGCTGCCTTTTTAAATCCTGCTTCTGAAAGGTACCAGGTGTCTTTAaagaattattaaataaatgggtGGATGGATAGGTAAGAATAAATAGGTAGAATTATATTATGACCAATCTAGTGCTTCAACGTATCAGGAAGGttcattgcaaatatatataactgttataAATCTTTATTTCAGCCTTGACCTTTGAAACTTGTAGAAAACATTTGTGACGGAATTCAAATGCTGTTCCCATTGTCGACAAGGCTgcagtttccttttgaaagtatCGGGGATACCCTTGCTTAAGATTTCTTCAGGTAATATTCTCTTCCTTACTGATCAAAGTCACCTTCAGCTTACTTAATAAACACAAAAGCTCCCTGGTTTCCAAAGCGTATTGACTGTGGCGGGGAAATCAGTCTAATGCAAAGCACATCAGAAGCATCATTTAGCAATACTGATATTGAATTTTAGATTCAGGATCCCTTTTCCATTCCTTTAGAAATATTTGAAGAATAATATAGTCCTCTTTAACGGATTCTGTAAAAATAATGAACTCTCTTGGCACTTTTAtgagcatataaaaaaatatgagaaactgAGTTTGGGAGGATTAGGTCTACTCAGTTCATATCTAATCATGGCAGTTCTCAGATATGATTCAACGGAGATTGAACAACAACTTCGATATTCCTAATATTCGTTGTCAGCGCCCTCGTCCTCTACGGAGTCCATGCCAACTTCTTCGTAATCTTTCTCCAAAGCAGCCAAGTCCTCCCGGGCTTCTGTGAACTCTCCTTCTTCCATACCTTCTCCCACGTACCAGTGGACGAAGGCTCTCTTGGCATACATCAGGTCGAACTTGTGGTCGAGTCGTGCCCAGGCCTCAGCGATGGCAGTGGTGTTGGACAGCATACATACAGCTCTTGATACCTTCGCCAAGTCTCCCCCAGGAACAGAGGTAGGGGGCTGATAGTTGATGCCCACTTTGAACCCCGTGGGACACCAGTCGACAAACTGGATGGTCCTCTTGGTCTTGATGGACGCTATGGCCGCGTTCACGTCTTTGGGCACGACGTCCCCTCTGAAGAGCAGACAGCACGCCATGTACTTGCCGTGGCGGGGGTCACACTTGACCATCTGGTTAGCTGGCTCGAAGCAGGCGTTGGTGATTTCAGCCACGGAGAGCTGCTCGTGGTAGGCCTTTTCTGCCGAGATGACCGGGGCGTAGGTGACGAGGGGGAAGTGGATGCGAGGATAGGGAACCAAATTGGTCTGGAATTCGGTCAGGTCGACGTTCAGAGCGCCGTCGAACCTGAGGGAGGCGGTGATGGAGGACACGATCTGGCCGATGAGACGGTTCAGGTTGGTGTAGGTGGGCCTTTCGATGTCTAGGTTTCTCCGGCAGATGTCGTAGATGGCTTCGTTGTCTACCATGAAGGCGCAGTCCGAGTGCTCGAGGGTGGTGTGGGTGGTCAGGATCGAGTTGTAGGGTTCTACGACGGCCGTCGCGACCTGGAGTTAACAATAATATTGATGAAAAGTACCATTAGCATTGATTAACGGATTATCTAACAGACAGTGGTCTCAATTACTGTAATTAACAAAAATCTTATTAACTAAACAATAAATCGATTTTCTAGTTAAGAAATTTGCCTACTTCTTTAAGCAACAGTAACTGTATTGTTTAAATTTGCTTGAATGTCAATGGGCAACAATGAAACCCAAGAACTCTCTAGGCGAATGATGCCagtctacaagagagagagagagagagagagagagagagagagagagagagagagagagagagaatgaacacaTTACCTGAGGGGCAGGATAGATGGCGAATTCGAGCTTGCTCTTTTTGCCGTAGTCGACTGAGAGACGTTCCATCAACAGGGATGTGAATCCTGATCCGGTTCCACCGCCGAAGGAATGGAAGATTAGGAAGCCCTAGAAAGACATTATAACTCTCAATTTACATATAAAGAttatagaaaacagaaaaaaacatgtattattgtataggtgtaaatatatacattatatatatatacattataaataaaggttttttgccacgaaggaaaaattgaaaaagcgagatacacacacacacacacacacatatatatagtaccttttactgatatgtaacactatatatatatatatatatatatatatatatatatatatatatatatatatatatatatatacaacgagaGGTTTCGTTCGAGAATCTGCTCGATTCTCCTCAATCTGATtgagaaggagaatcgagcaggttctcgaatctcgtttcatatatatatatatatatatatatatatatatatatatatatatatatatatatatatatatgtatatatatatatatatatatatatatgatatatatattatatatataatatatatataattacacctaCAGCCGTTGTGGacttcttcaccattattattattattattattattattattattattattattattattattggctctatcacgtcctctaattcgactgggtggtatttatagtgtggggttccgggttgcatcctgcctccttaggagtccatcatcttTTCTTacctatgtgcgccgtttctaggatcacacacttctgcatgagacctggagctacttcagcctctagtttttctagattccttttcagggatcttgggatcgtgcctagtggctcctatgattatgggtacgattccactggcatataccatatccttcttattttctattttcagatcttgatacttatccattttttccctctctttctcttcaactctggtgtcccatggtattgcgacatcaatgagtgatactttcttcttgattttgtcaatcaacgtcacgtctggtctatttgcacgtatcaccctatccgttctgataccatagtcccagaggatctttgcctgatcgttttctatcaccttcaggttggtgctcgtaccacttattactgcaaggtagctgatgtttcttgcacaggctccagtggagggcttttgccactgaatcatgcctctttttgtactggttctgtgcaagtgccgggcattcacttgctatgtggtttatggtttcatttttcgtattgcacttcctacatatgggagagatgttatttcgtctatcgtactttgaacatatctggttcttagggcctgatcttgtgccgctgttatcattccttcagtttccttctttagctctctctgtagccattgccaattgtcatcgctggctagttctttagtctgtctcatgtattgtccgtgcattggttttgttgtgccagtcctctgttctctctgtctttctcctgtctctgtatatttctgggtcttagtctacttttattagtccttcttcccatgcactcttagccactcgtcttcactggttttcagatattgccccagtgctctgttttcaatgttgacgcagtcctctatacttagtagtcctctccctccttcctttcgtgttatgtatagtctgtccgtatttgctctgggtgtagtgctttgtgtattgtcatttgtttcctggttttctgatctatgctgcggagttctgcttcgtccattccactattcctgcgctgtatctgattactggcactgcccatgtgtttatggcttttatcatatttcctccattgagttttgacttgagtatcgccttgagtctcgcatatattcttttccgatcgtgtcccttcatctcttggtgttttatatctcctccttccattattcccaggtatttgtatcctgtctcatctatgtgtttgatgttgctcccatcggtagctttatcccttcagttctcgttactttgcctttttgtatgttgactaaggcgcattttttttttctattccaaactccatta encodes:
- the LOC135225819 gene encoding tubulin alpha-1D chain-like isoform X1, whose protein sequence is MRECISVHVGQAGVQMGNACWELYCLEHGIQPDGTMPSDKYAGGGDDSFNTFFNETGAGKHVPRAVFVDLEPSVVDEVRIGVYRWLFHPEQLITGKEDAANNYARGHYTIGKEIVDLVLDRIRKLADQCTGLQGFLIFHSFGGGTGSGFTSLLMERLSVDYGKKSKLEFAIYPAPQVATAVVEPYNSILTTHTTLEHSDCAFMVDNEAIYDICRRNLDIERPTYTNLNRLIGQIVSSITASLRFDGALNVDLTEFQTNLVPYPRIHFPLVTYAPVISAEKAYHEQLSVAEITNACFEPANQMVKCDPRHGKYMACCLLFRGDVVPKDVNAAIASIKTKRTIQFVDWCPTGFKVGINYQPPTSVPGGDLAKVSRAVCMLSNTTAIAEAWARLDHKFDLMYAKRAFVHWYVGEGMEEGEFTEAREDLAALEKDYEEVGMDSVEDEGADNEY